The genomic segment TTGTTAAATAACAAAGAGAATAGCCATGTCCTGAATATTGATTCCTAGACTTGCAAAAAATGTGATAGAATCACCAACTGAAATTTCAGCAAGAGCTAGAAGATTTACTGCTTCTCTTGCAATTGAAGATAGACCATCCTTTCTCCATGTCATTAAATCGAAGTACTGTCTCCACAGTGCATACACAGTCTACTGCATAAATATATATAGTATTAGCTTCAAGAGGCATCATAGAAAAttcttttagagagagagagagaacgtaaAGGAGAGAAGGTTTACAGGAAAAGCACATTCTTTTTGTGAGAACATTCGAACTGTCAGGGTGCAAGTaaactttttattttctaaaggtGAAGTATAGAAGTTTTCATTCGAGAGACCTAAGGAGGTTTTCTATTGGAaagggaaggagaaagagatggaaTCAAATTAGGTTTCTATTAGTAAAGGAGGGAGATGCATTAGAGAAGGAATCTGTATAAAACCTataatgggaaaagaaaaataaagaagaggaaggataataaagaaaaaagggtaaaatagtcaagtgaaagattttccacttcgtgcttttatataatagtatgatatatatatatatatatatatgttgtaatCACCAGATTCGTTAATGATTATCCCAACTGCATACCTATATAGTATCAATAATGAACCAGGCAGCTTACCAAATAAATTGCACGTGAAACTGATGTCAAGTGGTTATACTAGTACTGCCAATGTCATTGGCACTGATACACATACCAGATCAAGGTAACTATGGTAAATTTACCCTACTTTTAGTGTTTGTTTACCTTTCTACTTTCTGTTCTCTATCTTGTCGTGTTGATAATTTTCTTAatttaccaaattttttttttcttgtttttctgtgTTGTTGAATTCATTAGTTTTCCTAGCTTTCTATTGTTTATTTAGATTTCCAATGGGTATCTGTTTgaacagagaaagagaatggTCCAAAGACAGTGAAAGATGTGAAGATTATAAGTGCTGGAAGGATTTTGGAGAACAACAGGACACTAGGAGAGTGCAGGAGCCCCTTATGTGATGTTCCTGAGGGAGTTACAACCATGCATGTTGTTGTCCAACCCCCTTCCTCAGAGAAAGGTACAGGTACACTTTGAGGTGTTCTGATAATTAGCTGGAAACAACATAGTATGCTCCATCACTCCATGCTTTAGGAAAACTATTGATTTCATTTACCCGTACTAATATGAAATGGGCTACAAGAATAACATGCAAAAGCAGGGTTGACTGGGCTATTTCTATATCATTCAATCATTAGACTTTGTTCTCTTATTTTGGCTGGCTAATGATTTATGTCATAGCATCTAACATTCGGTCGTACTTACATGCTTATGCTTTGTTTATGTTTGTTATATGAATCTTTCTTATTTGTGATTGACAGAAAAGAAATTGGACCAATTGAAGCAGAACAAGTGTGTGTGTGCTATTCTATAGTTTGCACTTTCGAGTTGAAAGGTGCACCATTggcacttctttttttttggttgggttgGGGGGTGATTAGTGTCGATGCCATGCTTTTGATCTCCTGCAAACCTCTAGTACTAATTAATAtctattgattttcttctttggttaGAGTATTGAATCTCGCGAAAGAATAGAAGTTTGTGAACTCGAGTTTGGCAGCTGTGTGAATACATATCTGACACCTGGTCCCGGATCAAATTCACAAACAGATCTATCACTTCTTGAAATATTGCATTTTGTGTGCAATTTGCAATATTTATCAATTAAAATTCTATGGGGCATCTATCCTTGTATTGACATCGTGGGAATCTGTCAACTTATGTTCTAAATCAATTTCTTTTGCTTGCAAAACCTGCTTTCATAAAAGATCTGACAAGAAAGGCATGGGGAATTTTACACAAGTGGTATATACTCCATTGGCAGTTCTATTGAGGTGAAGATGTAATGAAACATGAAAGGCTAGCAGTACAGATGAATGACAAAACTGTAAAGTAATTTGTTCAAAGGGACCTTCCCAAGCATCAGCTTAAGCATGGTATGTGAAAGTGTCATTTATCAAGTAGTGAACCTTGAATCTTAACGTTGGTGCTGTAGCATTTCAACTTTAGTGAAAGTAGCTGGGTCCACCCAGCCCTACTTAACTGGATAAACGGAGGGACTACGAAAAAATGATTCGTAGGTTCTCATTGGCCGTAGATTCTTCTTGTCATGTCACCTAAATTACAACACTATTATCTGTCAAAGGAATTTGCTGTCTTGCCTGGATTTGAAATGTGGAAATTTAGGAGCACAAGCACAATATAGCTAATGGGTTGTCGGTATTaagtagttttttatttttttgatgaagGTATTAAGTAGTTAATGTGTTACTACTGGGGCAGTAGCTGACTTGTTTGTGAAGCACTTGCGTGATGCATTACTGGGTAGAATTATCTGATGGTTCATTTCAGGGCATGATCTTAGTACTTCCGGTGAATCTGCCAGAATGGATTTCTTGTGACATTGGAGTGCGATACAGGGCTTGTTGGGCGGCTTGTTGGGCACTCTGTGAAGCtatctcttgattttttttttttttgtaagaaacatGCTCCCCACTAGCACCGCCTAGACCTAATACAATTTCATGCGTTAACCTTCTAATGTTTATTGCTGGGTATGCAACATGAGTCGGACAATTGACTTATATCATATTTCACTATTCAGGAGGTTAAAGTTAggtatgtcacaccccacttccagtaaacCTAACTTACCCTTAGGAATACtaacggtgtgagtaagacacctgcatgtcttacaaacctatcaggatTTTTGATAGCAGTACTttaacatttcacaatttcacatcacaaaccaaccaaaagcaaatggaatcaaagtataatagcggaatcactaaaataaatgggaaaatatctaatgataaaataatatcaataactgagttattctgtttacaatcttTCAAGATTTACACATcaaatttaaaaacataatacccacagacctgtatcaaaataataaaaaatacgcCAAACACCTTATGGTGCTgtgtatgcacaaaagtcacaagcataATCCTGGCCATACTCATCCACGTCTGGTATTCACCAGTCGCTCATTCCGTACTCAGGTCCAGAAGAAAGAGAATCATTAGCCATAGGCACGATCGTACttatatcatcatctaaaaagtgtacaattggggtgagctttccaactcgctcagtgaggggtggggtcaagcacatccaaacaACAGTCACAGTAATAatatatgatgcatgatagcggaaattaaatacatagtccatgatgctcgtgatgcagttcatttatttcattatccacctaacaatacaaactaagtttggtaaatgctactaccgcacattaggctgtatcccttttctcggaaccgccatcgactacgtagggatacaaaccctagccatgaatagaagcctgtcagTCCCTGTAtgagtccatgggtcacccagcaaatccctgataacccctTCCTGGCAGTCACAACACTGGTACATCATTGGCTATGCTAGACAGGTTCCCACttctgacaacaatcacattgtaccgcgGGGGTGTGGCATTTCGgaaaggcacattgaacataccaaaatgggttatccaacaccttaacccctgttggcaagggttcgtagcataggaagtgatacctaaccacatatatggtacatgccttcataatgatacaattagtattaattacatgataccaacaacacatcggccacaaagtgtaatccatctccaaatacaatcatGGGTACACGAAACCGaaaacacatcggccacaaagtgtaacctgcgaccgtttacctaatctagcatgcatatagcagttgagtatagactatgcAACACTGGTACCAATCGTCGGCCACGAAgggtatccatttccaaatgtagtcccggagcacacgataccgataacacatctgccacaaagtgtaatccgccACTAgatcaatgcataaatgcaatAAACATAAGGcaatcatggcactggtaccacctcggccacgtcgaattccgtctcatacatacaacaatcacaAGGTGATCACGGtgccggtaccaccttggccacactggatcccgccATACATATCAATAGACATTTCATATCAATTCCAtaagaatgtaacatatgataatcatcatcatcatcatcatgtgagaaatataattaaacatattaAATCTACACGTGACAAaactataaaataataaacattccaaaaaaaaaaaaaaagcaatccaTCCCTCGCCTTGTTTATCTttgtgtgttagggtttaaaTAAGGCCATCGATCAATCAGCTCAGTCTCGCTCTCGGGGCTCGTGCGCATCAATACGTGTCAGGAAGATCAGAAggggcccacttgggtcactcccaaaaggtacagacaaggttttccagtgacagtaatgtcaccagaaGCACCCATCGGAAATAAGATTTTTCCATCTGAAATATTAGTCTTGTTTCCAGGGGTGGTGGCAGAGAGCTCGTTGAGCTTTGTGATTCAttggaaacaacccaccgaaaGTAGGTCATGTTTCTGGTGGCAGTACAGAACTGCccactcgaattggggcttttcggctcgggcTCGGGCTCGATCGCCAAtatttgttctgtggagtttgtaagaaatgttcctagcatcattttaagccaataaaatcccgaTTCCACTGAGCCgcttgggagatacgtcgatcgaatgatcaaaaccctagttggttaTTTGGTAATACTTGTTATCGGAGCTCAgtgggcttggtttgagcttggcagCAGCTCTGGGGAGGTGGACCACGCATTCCCTGACCTCAAGAGGGTTTGCGCACTAAGATCACAACCATACCTATCTTaccctaggtcaaaatgaagagcgAGGGTAGTAGGAACAATtacacttacctccggcagcgattccggcaactaggcggcagccggcaccaaggtaagtcttccccctcttcttcctcttcttcctcttcttcttcttccttcctctcctctttctctcctctcctacattgagcacaaatgaaatgaggaaatgaaatccttATTTACTTATGTGTTAAGTTGaaccttagggtccgtttggttgtacctaaggatgtgaatttgtaatcgaaaccatttaacGAAATCGAACCGATCCGTTTACACTGCAAccgcaaaaccatttagtaaatggtgcggttatggtttcaagtttcaggctgattagctaaacgggtcgggtcggttttaaccacagaacctgttggtttcaaaccgaattgaaaccgtttaaacttacccatttaaaaccgtttaaaccgatccgattaatccgtataacaattaaatgaagaagggacagtaatccgtataacaattaacaattaaattaagtgcccatcctgctttggatgatttattgcaattcagttcaagtttaggctttagatcataaacttgtaatccatatatgttactatgttattatgttatcacaaatggggtgttttggctgaaccacttgtccttttaatattttatgctgtagtaggctggatttggatgttgtatgatattagttctaaatgtttgagaatgaccatgcaaagaaataacactagattatcaaattatgACATACCATCATTactatagaatctcttatttgtggttactaattattttttgataagcttatgatcttcagtttagagatggttgcaagttataacaaaccgattgtgaaccgttttacaaaccgtatggaataaatcgaaatcgaaatcgtTTAAAACCGTAAAACCGACactgtttagaaaccgtggaaaccgaaaccgtttactaaatggtcacggtttcagaaagtggaaccgtttagtaaatggtgagattatgattttagtcaaataaatttGAACCGAACCAATCTGCACCatttaaatcaaaatcgaaccgattaacacccttagttgtaccctattcggaccaatcgggttaataCCGAGACCAtctacgatgcgagtggtgggacccacaacGTCGAAACTCTGACAACAGCCTGTATGGCTCATAGGAAAcaacccatcggattcaggTTCAGTACTTTCGGTggcttatttttggtggtcaagacagcaagCTGTCTAGACTGATTGCTGTCCACCAAAGTTGTTTTGATTGATTGCTGTCCACCAATTGGCCTTACGCGGGTAGTTTCCCTCGGCCATGCTCAAGGTCTTTTGGCAACTCTGGTACTTGCCGGGATTCATATGTGAGGAGttaggtcacttaccgtctgggctAGGAAGGTACGAACCCCCTCTAGTTAGACTGGAATGTGATGCATGAACAATTAGGGTCATTTCTCCCCCTTCGGCAATTGGCGGTCGCGAGCGAAAACCCGACCGTGCTTCTAATCTttggtctgagacctatcacaatggttcaaattagaccaagtCAGGGCATGAGTGTAACATCCctcccaccttacaagaatttcatcctcgaaattgaacatacttggtaaatcaaataatccaggatactgcttcatcatctcgTCTTCctgctcccaagatgcttcctgctcagggtggttcatccatttcaccttgacgaaggaaatggTGCGGTTGAGGAGAACATGCTCTTTCCGATCAATAATCTTCTCCGAATACTCCATGTATGCAAAATCCTTGTCCAACTTACtaggtatgtaagtcaagacgtgagtggggttgGGAATGTATTTCCTCaatatggatacatggaagacatcatgtgtacccttcaactctggtggtaaagctatccggtaagctaccagtccgatcttttctagtaTATGGTACGGCCCCATAAACAttagactaagctttcccttcttatcaaatcgcatcacccctttaattggggagatcagcaagaacaccttgtctccgactccaaactccagatgctttATTCTGACATTTGTATAGTTCTTCTGTCTGgtctgagctgccttgatcctttctctgttCACATTCACTTTCTCACTAGCAGCTTGTATCAAGTCTGGgcccaaaatatgccgctcactaacctcatcccaatagagtggagtccagcacttcctgccatacagtgcttcgaatggggacatttcgatggtggcctaataactgttgttgtaggagaacttaataagggaaatgtgctcatcccaactgtaactcatatctaaggcacaaGCTCAAAGTAGGTCATCAAATGTCTGGATTGTCCTTTTCGACTGACCATCGATCTGTGTCTGAAAAGCTGTGTTGAAATTCAGCTGTGCCCATAGCTTTTTGtgcacatgtccagaacttagaagtgaacctgggatcccgatcagagatgatactaattgGTACACAatgcaatctgatgatgttatcaacatacaacttggccaacttgtctatagaaaatgtgatattgattgggataaagtgagctgccttggtcaagcagtccagaactacccaaatggcatccatgccCTTTTGTGTGCGAGGTAGCtctgtgatgaagtccatagcAATATTCTCCCGTTTTTACTTCAGAATAGGCAGGGACTGTAAgaaaccatggggcctttgtctttcagccttgacttgctggcacgtgaggcatctagacacatgtgtggccacattattcttcattcctttccaccagtagaagcctttgaggtcct from the Macadamia integrifolia cultivar HAES 741 unplaced genomic scaffold, SCU_Mint_v3 scaffold1421, whole genome shotgun sequence genome contains:
- the LOC122063679 gene encoding membrane-anchored ubiquitin-fold protein 2-like isoform X2; translated protein: MSGAQDKLEIKFRLTDGSDIGPKSFPAATSIAILKETVIAQWPKEKENGPKTVKDVKIISAGRILENNRTLGECRSPLCDVPEGVTTMHVVVQPPSSEKEKKLDQLKQNKCVCAIL
- the LOC122063679 gene encoding membrane-anchored ubiquitin-fold protein 2-like isoform X1, whose product is MSGAQDKLEIKFRLTDGSDIGPKSFPAATSIAILKETVIAQWPKEKENGPKTVKDVKIISAGRILENNRTLGECRSPLCDVPEGVTTMHVVVQPPSSEKGTEKKLDQLKQNKCVCAIL